A part of Bartonella quintana genomic DNA contains:
- a CDS encoding DUF5993 family protein, whose amino-acid sequence MFLPFLIALSTAITTIYGKKNISYAFWAVLFIVTLLTLNHHINLNLSF is encoded by the coding sequence ATGTTTCTGCCGTTTTTAATCGCTCTAAGCACAGCAATAACGACTATCTATGGCAAAAAAAACATAAGTTATGCTTTCTGGGCCGTTTTGTTCATTGTTACTCTTCTTACTTTGAATCATCATATCAATTTAAACTTGTCTTTTTGA
- the purE gene encoding 5-(carboxyamino)imidazole ribonucleotide mutase, translating into MTNKSCDVAILMGSQSDWQTMRHSSDILTCLDISHSSQIVSAHRTPERLYQFAKGAKAAGFKVLIAGAGGAAHLPGMLAALTPLPVFGVPVHSQSLSGKDSLLSIVQMPAGIPVGTLAIGKAGAINAALLAAAVMAVYDDDLAQRLQDWRQQQTANVAQIPTTEI; encoded by the coding sequence ATGACGAACAAATCATGTGACGTAGCGATTTTAATGGGTAGCCAATCGGATTGGCAAACGATGCGCCATAGCTCGGATATTTTGACGTGTCTTGATATTTCTCATAGTTCGCAGATTGTTTCAGCCCACCGAACACCAGAACGACTTTACCAATTTGCAAAAGGGGCGAAAGCGGCAGGTTTTAAAGTCTTGATCGCCGGCGCTGGAGGTGCAGCCCATCTTCCTGGCATGCTAGCAGCACTTACTCCACTTCCTGTTTTTGGAGTTCCAGTGCATTCACAGTCTTTATCCGGAAAAGATTCTTTGCTTTCAATTGTGCAAATGCCTGCAGGAATACCGGTTGGCACGCTGGCGATTGGCAAAGCAGGCGCAATTAATGCAGCGCTTTTAGCAGCAGCAGTTATGGCAGTTTATGATGATGATTTGGCACAACGGTTACAAGATTGGCGTCAGCAACAAACAGCCAATGTCGCGCAAATCCCTACAACTGAGATTTAA
- a CDS encoding 5-(carboxyamino)imidazole ribonucleotide synthase produces MTDSSNILPSPSSSFLPSISSSPNATPSTNILPSGSVIGLIGGGQLARMLAIAAAELGFRTVVFCPEPDCPAAQTTNDHIVSPYDDYSALDHFISLCDIVTYEFENLSLQTVQYIERTKHVYPSSKALEITQDRLFEKQFLQEIGIRTALWHAVDNRSSLLLGLSALGGRGLLKTRRFGYDGKNQMMLNHPKEEAIEEAFTIFEGQPSILEEIVPFLSEISVLSARTKQGNHIFYDCPENQHKNGILHKSFVPSRVPLSVQKAAQEISVTVMDALNYVGVLCIEFFVLIDGTLLVNELAPRVHNSGHWTQKACVTSQFEQHIRALCGLPLGSTYRHSNCEMINLLGSNLNDFKYFLTQERTSVHLYGKNPVQPTRKMGHVIQLTGPVTKSEQ; encoded by the coding sequence ATGACAGACTCTTCCAACATTTTGCCTTCTCCCAGTTCCTCCTTCTTGCCCAGCATATCCTCCTCACCCAATGCAACGCCTTCCACTAACATTCTCCCTTCGGGAAGCGTGATCGGTTTAATAGGCGGAGGACAGTTAGCACGTATGTTAGCCATAGCGGCAGCAGAATTAGGATTTCGAACGGTTGTTTTTTGCCCTGAGCCGGATTGCCCAGCGGCACAAACAACGAATGACCATATTGTTTCACCCTATGATGATTATTCAGCATTAGATCATTTTATTTCTCTGTGTGATATTGTCACTTATGAGTTTGAAAATCTTTCCCTTCAAACGGTTCAATATATAGAGAGAACCAAGCATGTTTATCCTTCTTCCAAGGCTTTAGAGATTACGCAAGATCGGCTTTTTGAGAAGCAATTTTTGCAGGAAATAGGTATCCGCACGGCATTGTGGCATGCTGTTGATAATCGTTCTTCTCTGCTTTTGGGACTTTCTGCATTAGGTGGTCGTGGTCTTTTGAAAACCCGCCGTTTTGGCTATGATGGGAAAAATCAGATGATGCTAAATCATCCGAAGGAAGAAGCCATAGAGGAAGCCTTCACGATTTTTGAGGGACAGCCGTCGATTTTGGAAGAAATTGTTCCTTTTTTATCGGAGATTTCGGTTCTCTCGGCACGCACAAAGCAAGGGAACCATATTTTTTATGATTGCCCTGAAAATCAGCATAAAAACGGCATTCTTCATAAATCATTTGTTCCATCGCGTGTTCCGCTTTCGGTGCAGAAGGCTGCGCAAGAAATAAGCGTAACAGTTATGGACGCTCTGAATTATGTTGGTGTTCTTTGCATTGAATTTTTTGTCTTAATAGATGGTACCCTTTTAGTGAATGAATTGGCACCTCGCGTCCACAACTCTGGTCATTGGACGCAAAAAGCGTGCGTCACTTCACAATTTGAACAGCATATCCGCGCCCTATGCGGTCTTCCTTTGGGCAGCACATACCGTCACAGCAATTGCGAGATGATCAATCTTCTTGGCAGCAATCTCAACGATTTCAAATATTTTCTGACGCAAGAGCGCACATCGGTTCATTTATATGGCAAAAATCCTGTTCAGCCGACCCGCAAAATGGGGCATGTCATCCAATTAACGGGCCCAGTCACCAAATCTGAACAGTGA
- the ykgO gene encoding type B 50S ribosomal protein L36 — protein MKIKNSLKALRERHRNNRLVRRKGRVYILNKTNPRFRARQG, from the coding sequence ATGAAAATTAAAAATTCGCTTAAAGCACTGAGAGAACGTCACCGTAACAATCGTTTGGTGCGTCGTAAGGGTCGTGTTTATATCCTGAACAAAACGAATCCCCGTTTTAGAGCGCGTCAGGGTTGA
- a CDS encoding tetratricopeptide repeat protein, translating to MKFFIFLKALRMRDFCIFRQSFLLFFRVFFIAFVSNFCLLSLGYGQSPPSLPSDPPSPQLLLSLDDLIPNEPSSSPALPHSDSTAILLKDFDSAHQSHTQRAEQDKEAEVSRLLKELKFCANVQEAQMISRQLQRLWSQSGSETIDLLMTWAENAINADNYGVALDYIDNVLALLPTYAEAWVRRAWIHIQLSDFKLVMLDLYHALKLEPRNYIALFALGVTMEATERPGLALKAYEMALQYYPQMQKLQKRIEILLEQQSPQAL from the coding sequence ATGAAGTTTTTTATCTTTTTAAAAGCTTTGCGAATGCGGGATTTTTGTATTTTCCGACAAAGTTTCTTGCTTTTTTTTAGGGTTTTTTTCATTGCTTTTGTAAGCAACTTTTGCTTGCTTTCTCTCGGATACGGACAAAGTCCTCCTTCACTTCCTTCAGATCCTCCCTCTCCCCAATTGCTTTTGTCCCTGGATGATCTGATACCCAACGAGCCATCTTCATCACCAGCTCTCCCTCATTCTGATTCGACAGCGATCCTTCTTAAGGATTTTGACTCAGCACACCAATCCCATACTCAAAGAGCTGAGCAAGACAAAGAGGCAGAAGTTTCACGCTTACTCAAGGAATTGAAATTTTGTGCCAATGTTCAGGAAGCGCAAATGATCAGTCGGCAACTTCAGCGTTTGTGGTCACAATCAGGCAGTGAGACGATTGATCTTTTGATGACGTGGGCTGAAAATGCCATCAACGCTGACAATTATGGTGTTGCCCTTGATTACATTGATAATGTCCTTGCGCTTTTACCCACTTATGCTGAAGCCTGGGTAAGACGTGCTTGGATTCACATTCAATTGAGTGATTTTAAACTTGTTATGCTTGACCTTTATCATGCTCTCAAACTTGAACCACGTAATTATATAGCACTTTTTGCGCTTGGAGTTACCATGGAAGCGACGGAACGTCCAGGACTTGCCCTTAAAGCCTATGAAATGGCACTTCAATATTATCCGCAAATGCAGAAGCTTCAAAAGCGCATTGAAATCCTTTTAGAACAGCAATCACCACAAGCCCTCTGA
- a CDS encoding 5-formyltetrahydrofolate cyclo-ligase — protein sequence MTQNTKNPHSASLVRSQLRKSSLSRRDALSAQDRALFSQRACSHFMHVLEQRGEDFSRMILAGYWPIKSEIDPRPLFDAITFRGGRLALPAVLDSTTMVFRTFSQSTVLEPMRFGTLGPSTGNAIVVPSLIIVPLSAFDNQCHRLGYGGGYYDRAVKALEKQGHQINLWGLGFSCQEVSSIPHAEHDLVLQGIFTEKGFLKR from the coding sequence ATGACACAAAATACAAAAAACCCACACTCTGCTTCATTGGTCCGATCACAATTACGCAAGAGCAGTTTGTCGCGTCGTGATGCGCTGTCAGCACAAGACCGCGCTCTCTTTTCGCAGCGCGCCTGTTCTCACTTCATGCATGTCCTTGAACAAAGAGGGGAAGATTTTTCGCGCATGATTCTGGCAGGCTATTGGCCCATTAAATCGGAAATAGATCCCCGTCCTCTATTTGATGCTATAACGTTCCGTGGTGGGCGCTTAGCATTACCGGCAGTGCTTGATTCAACCACCATGGTTTTTCGTACATTTTCACAGAGCACGGTTTTAGAACCTATGCGTTTTGGCACATTGGGTCCTAGTACAGGAAATGCAATTGTTGTCCCAAGCCTTATTATTGTTCCCCTTTCGGCGTTTGACAATCAATGTCATCGTCTTGGTTATGGAGGGGGATACTATGATCGGGCTGTTAAAGCTCTTGAAAAACAAGGGCATCAGATTAATTTATGGGGTTTAGGCTTTTCGTGTCAGGAAGTTTCGTCGATTCCCCATGCAGAGCATGATCTGGTTTTGCAGGGAATTTTTACAGAAAAAGGTTTCTTAAAGCGTTAA
- a CDS encoding TIGR00282 family metallophosphoesterase, with the protein MIKTPMRFLFLGDIVGTTGCRAVFEQLPQLIEKWQLDFVVVNGENASGGFGISQEIYQDLLMVGVDVVTTGNHAFSCKETLYYAHENDRFLRPANFSKETPGRGSGVFTAKNGARVLVANLLGKVFMPCKVDDPFETAENILFACSLMEQADAIIFDFHAETTSEKQCFGHFLDGRVSVIVGTHTHTPTADAQILEGGSAYLSDAGMCGDYNSSLGMDKEEPLHRFLYQKKQDRYEPARGPATLCGLAVEISNRTGLAEKVSAVRIGPHLKPESPDFW; encoded by the coding sequence ATGATTAAAACGCCCATGCGTTTTTTATTTTTAGGTGACATTGTCGGAACAACGGGCTGTCGGGCTGTTTTTGAACAGCTGCCGCAGCTTATTGAAAAATGGCAGCTTGATTTTGTTGTCGTGAATGGTGAAAATGCTTCTGGTGGTTTTGGTATCAGCCAGGAGATTTATCAAGATCTTTTAATGGTCGGTGTTGACGTTGTGACAACGGGCAATCACGCTTTTTCATGCAAAGAAACATTGTACTATGCGCATGAGAACGATCGTTTTTTACGTCCAGCCAACTTTTCTAAGGAAACTCCAGGAAGGGGTTCGGGTGTTTTTACGGCGAAGAATGGAGCTCGTGTCCTTGTTGCGAATCTTTTAGGGAAAGTTTTTATGCCGTGCAAGGTCGATGATCCGTTTGAAACAGCTGAAAATATTCTGTTCGCCTGTTCTTTGATGGAGCAAGCAGATGCGATTATTTTTGACTTTCACGCAGAAACGACGAGTGAGAAGCAATGTTTTGGGCATTTTCTTGATGGTCGTGTCAGCGTTATTGTAGGCACCCACACACACACTCCAACGGCTGATGCACAAATTTTAGAAGGAGGCAGTGCTTATTTGTCGGATGCGGGGATGTGTGGAGATTATAATTCGTCGCTTGGGATGGATAAGGAAGAGCCTTTACACCGTTTTCTTTATCAAAAGAAGCAGGATCGTTATGAGCCAGCGCGAGGTCCTGCAACACTTTGCGGTTTAGCGGTTGAAATTTCCAATCGAACAGGATTAGCCGAAAAGGTCTCAGCGGTACGGATTGGTCCCCATTTAAAACCTGAGAGTCCAGATTTTTGGTAA
- a CDS encoding 5-formyltetrahydrofolate cyclo-ligase — MICLASLIIVPLSAFDNQWHRLGLGRGDTMIGLKLLKKQGHQINLWDLGFSCQEVSSIPHAEHDLILQGIFTEKGFLKR, encoded by the coding sequence ATGATTTGTTTAGCAAGCCTTATAATTGTTCCCCTTTCGGCGTTTGACAATCAATGGCATCGTCTTGGACTAGGGAGGGGGGATACTATGATCGGGCTAAAGCTCTTAAAAAAACAAGGGCATCAGATTAATTTATGGGATTTAGGCTTTTCGTGTCAGGAAGTTTCGTCGATTCCCCATGCAGAGCATGATCTGATTTTGCAGGGAATTTTTACAGAAAAAGGTTTCTTAAAGCGTTAA